One region of Intestinimonas massiliensis (ex Afouda et al. 2020) genomic DNA includes:
- the cdaA gene encoding diadenylate cyclase CdaA produces the protein MDTFFAAAGQLFVNIRNQIQMITISDIIDIAIIAYIAYRMLLLVRHSRGAQVAKAIVLLLAALVLSNAFRLNVVNFILSKTVELGLLALVVVFQPEIRRFLEQVGSSRLGDMFSKEEIPSEIEDAIGQTVAAYTALSRDKVGALMVFERKTPLDDIIKTGTVLDCSVSSELLKNLFWNKAPLHDGAVIVRNGRIVGAGCVLPLSGNTNLSKDLGMRHRAGIGMSENSDAVVAIVSEETGSISVAVNGMLKRHLAPETLERLMENELMPEQEPAKPSVLANLFKSKKGESDDGETNH, from the coding sequence ATGGACACGTTCTTTGCAGCGGCGGGTCAACTGTTCGTGAACATCCGGAACCAGATCCAGATGATCACCATCAGCGATATCATCGACATCGCCATCATCGCCTATATCGCCTACCGGATGCTGCTGCTGGTGCGGCACAGCCGGGGCGCTCAGGTGGCCAAGGCAATCGTATTGCTGCTGGCCGCCCTTGTCCTGTCCAATGCTTTCCGGCTGAACGTCGTCAATTTCATTTTGAGCAAGACGGTGGAGCTGGGTCTGTTGGCCCTGGTGGTGGTATTCCAGCCGGAGATCCGCCGTTTTCTCGAGCAGGTGGGCAGTAGCCGGCTGGGGGACATGTTCAGCAAGGAGGAGATCCCCTCCGAGATTGAGGATGCCATTGGCCAGACCGTGGCGGCCTATACCGCTCTTTCCCGGGACAAGGTGGGCGCGCTCATGGTCTTTGAGCGTAAAACCCCTCTGGATGACATCATCAAGACCGGCACGGTGCTGGACTGCAGCGTCTCCTCAGAGCTGCTGAAAAACCTTTTCTGGAACAAAGCGCCGCTCCACGACGGAGCGGTAATCGTGCGCAACGGTCGTATCGTCGGCGCCGGCTGTGTGCTCCCCCTGTCCGGGAACACCAATTTGTCCAAGGACCTGGGAATGCGCCACCGGGCGGGGATCGGCATGAGCGAGAACTCCGACGCGGTGGTGGCCATCGTCTCAGAGGAGACCGGCTCCATCTCCGTGGCGGTCAACGGGATGCTCAAGCGGCATTTGGCGCCCGAGACGCTGGAGCGCCTGATGGAAAACGAGCTGATGCCCGAGCAGGAACCGGCCAAGCCCTCGGTACTGGCCAATCTATTCAAGTCGAAAAAAGGTGAAAGTGACGATGGGGAAACGAATCACTGA
- a CDS encoding CdaR family protein, which yields MGKRITDSKAFNIVLAILIAIGLWFYVTVEVNSTTSATIYNVPVTIVNEDVLTSRGLMIAPSSELAVDLKVYGNRNAISRIKSDKDSITVSVDVADVQSAGEKEFQCKVTVPYTATGGSVAVQDQESYTVQLLIERMMNKQVEVRGNFTGTVAEGFRVGDFIITPSTVEIKGPEELIKNVDHAQVTVSRQDLSETYTGELSITFIDAEGSEVDGSDIVTDAESASVVLPVYMTLDLPLDVRFVYGGGVTADNFNDVVSYELSPDSISISGAAEDIQPLEGSTKIVGEIDLSELKDTYEFNLVLDPALTNDSGMTKVTVKVKVSGLETRTLETNDIEIINKPAGVDVEKVTQSLQVQVRGPAELLDSVEAYQLRVVADLQDAAQMPGQFNQKVKIYLDGDGKCGVVGEYSIVIKVTAAS from the coding sequence ATGGGGAAACGAATCACTGACAGCAAGGCCTTTAATATCGTCCTCGCCATCCTCATCGCCATCGGGCTGTGGTTTTATGTGACGGTCGAGGTAAACTCCACTACCAGCGCGACCATCTACAATGTCCCGGTGACCATCGTCAACGAGGACGTCCTGACCAGCCGCGGCCTGATGATCGCACCCTCTTCCGAGCTGGCCGTCGATCTGAAAGTATACGGCAACCGGAACGCCATCAGCCGTATCAAAAGCGACAAGGACAGCATCACCGTTTCAGTAGATGTGGCGGACGTCCAATCGGCGGGGGAGAAGGAATTCCAGTGTAAGGTGACCGTGCCCTACACGGCCACCGGCGGCTCCGTCGCAGTCCAGGACCAGGAGAGCTACACCGTCCAGCTCCTGATCGAACGGATGATGAACAAACAGGTGGAGGTCAGGGGCAACTTTACCGGCACGGTGGCGGAGGGCTTCCGCGTCGGGGACTTCATCATCACCCCATCCACCGTGGAGATCAAGGGTCCGGAAGAGCTGATCAAGAATGTGGATCACGCCCAAGTCACCGTTTCCCGCCAGGACCTGTCTGAAACCTATACCGGCGAGCTGAGCATTACCTTCATTGATGCCGAGGGCAGCGAGGTGGACGGCTCCGATATCGTCACAGACGCGGAGTCGGCCAGCGTGGTTCTGCCCGTCTATATGACCCTGGACCTGCCTCTGGACGTTCGATTTGTCTATGGAGGCGGCGTCACGGCGGACAACTTCAACGACGTGGTGAGCTACGAGCTCTCCCCGGACAGCATTTCCATCTCCGGCGCGGCCGAGGACATCCAGCCCCTGGAGGGCAGCACCAAGATTGTGGGCGAGATTGATCTGTCTGAGTTGAAGGACACCTATGAGTTCAACCTGGTCCTGGACCCGGCGCTGACCAACGACAGCGGTATGACCAAGGTCACCGTCAAGGTGAAGGTCAGCGGACTGGAGACCCGGACGCTGGAGACCAACGACATCGAGATCATCAATAAGCCTGCGGGCGTGGATGTGGAAAAGGTCACCCAGTCCCTACAGGTACAGGTGCGCGGCCCGGCGGAGCTGCTGGATTCGGTGGAGGCCTATCAGCTCCGGGTGGTGGCAGACCTTCAGGACGCCGCACAGATGCCCGGGCAGTTCAATCAAAAAGTCAAGATCTATCTGGACGGCGACGGCAAGTGCGGCGTCGTTGGCGAGTATTCCATCGTCATCAAGGTGACGGCGGCATCGTAG
- a CDS encoding SoxR reducing system RseC family protein, which yields MTQVAQVKEIYSNGQARVAVVRKGACSHDCSKCGGCTPTAALPTVMADADNRVGAHVGDTVLVESDSAPVIGLAAIMYLLPMVLLVLGYVMGQLLHLSELGSIGTAALAFALSVGILILVDRRLKRSRSMTFRIIQIKGA from the coding sequence ATGACACAAGTAGCGCAAGTAAAAGAAATTTATTCCAACGGACAGGCCAGGGTGGCGGTGGTTCGGAAAGGGGCTTGCAGCCACGACTGCTCCAAGTGCGGCGGCTGCACCCCCACGGCGGCTCTTCCCACCGTGATGGCCGATGCGGATAACCGGGTGGGCGCCCATGTGGGGGACACCGTACTGGTAGAAAGCGACAGCGCCCCGGTCATTGGCCTGGCGGCGATCATGTACCTGCTGCCCATGGTCCTGCTGGTGCTCGGTTATGTAATGGGGCAGCTCCTGCACCTGTCCGAACTGGGCTCCATCGGCACGGCCGCCCTGGCCTTTGCTCTGAGCGTCGGCATCCTCATTCTGGTGGACCGGCGCCTCAAGCGCAGCCGGTCTATGACCTTCCGCATCATTCAGATCAAAGGGGCCTGA
- a CDS encoding DUF5685 family protein, which translates to MFGYVRPRKDELKVRDWEAYQAVYCGLCHTLGRRYGLLPRMFLNYDFVFLVMVLDGGKAPPVIHRRRCMACPLRGKPSCQGGQALERAADESVILTYWKLRDSVADRSFWKGIFARLLSLLLRPSYRKAAARVPDFDRQVVACLEELQALERAGSPSLDRTADTFARILQGAAPAAGPPDRDRAVAQMLYHVGRWIYLTDAWDDLQEDRESGAYNPAAARWPDGPENHGDELRTTLRHSLNLAASAYSLADFGCWSDILANILYLGLPMVEEAVFTGRWRRLKNRLGGRHET; encoded by the coding sequence ATGTTCGGATATGTACGCCCGCGGAAGGATGAGTTGAAGGTCCGCGACTGGGAGGCCTATCAGGCGGTCTACTGCGGCCTGTGCCACACCCTGGGGCGGCGGTACGGGCTCCTTCCCCGGATGTTCCTCAATTATGATTTTGTATTCCTGGTGATGGTGCTGGACGGCGGGAAAGCACCACCGGTCATCCACAGACGACGGTGTATGGCCTGTCCGCTCCGGGGCAAGCCGTCCTGCCAGGGCGGACAGGCGCTGGAACGCGCGGCGGACGAGAGCGTTATCCTGACCTATTGGAAGCTGCGGGACAGCGTGGCGGACCGCTCTTTTTGGAAGGGAATTTTCGCACGGCTCCTGTCGCTGCTGCTCCGCCCGTCCTATCGGAAGGCCGCCGCCCGGGTCCCGGACTTTGACCGACAGGTGGTGGCCTGCTTGGAGGAGCTTCAGGCGCTGGAGCGGGCGGGCTCACCGTCCCTGGACCGGACGGCGGACACCTTTGCACGCATCCTGCAGGGCGCGGCCCCGGCGGCTGGGCCGCCGGACCGGGACCGGGCGGTGGCGCAGATGCTCTACCATGTGGGCCGCTGGATCTACCTGACGGACGCCTGGGACGATCTGCAGGAGGATCGGGAGAGCGGAGCCTACAATCCAGCGGCGGCCCGCTGGCCCGATGGGCCGGAGAACCACGGAGACGAGCTGCGGACCACGCTGCGGCACTCGCTGAATTTGGCTGCCTCGGCATACAGCCTGGCGGACTTTGGATGTTGGAGCGATATATTGGCAAATATCCTGTATCTGGGCCTCCCCATGGTGGAGGAGGCGGTCTTTACCGGACGTTGGAGACGTCTGAAGAATCGATTAGGTGGGAGACACGAGACATGA
- a CDS encoding J domain-containing protein, whose translation MNDPYSVLGVSSNASDEEIKRAYRELARKYHPDNYQNNPLADLAEEKMKEINEAYDAITKMRSGGSAGAYQTQGSYQGGYQQQSASYSGGSVYARVRQAINLGNLGQAEQLLNTVTRQDGEWHFLMGSIAYRKGWLDEAMQQFQIACNMEPGNPEYRQAYNMMQQGGQAYRPAGYGMGMDSCDCCTTMLCMNCLCGGCGH comes from the coding sequence ATGAACGATCCATACAGCGTGTTGGGCGTCAGCTCGAATGCCAGTGACGAAGAGATTAAGCGCGCTTACCGGGAGCTGGCCCGGAAGTACCATCCCGATAACTACCAGAACAATCCCCTGGCTGATCTGGCGGAAGAGAAGATGAAGGAGATCAATGAGGCGTACGACGCCATCACCAAGATGCGCAGCGGCGGCTCGGCCGGAGCATATCAAACTCAGGGCTCCTATCAGGGCGGATACCAGCAGCAGAGCGCCTCCTATTCCGGCGGCAGCGTGTACGCCAGAGTCCGCCAGGCCATCAATCTGGGCAATCTGGGGCAGGCGGAACAGCTCTTGAACACAGTGACCCGCCAAGACGGCGAGTGGCATTTCCTGATGGGGAGCATCGCCTATCGGAAGGGCTGGCTGGACGAGGCCATGCAGCAATTTCAAATCGCCTGCAACATGGAACCGGGCAACCCGGAGTACCGCCAGGCATACAACATGATGCAGCAGGGGGGACAGGCCTACCGGCCCGCCGGCTACGGCATGGGAATGGATAGCTGCGACTGCTGCACCACCATGCTGTGTATGAACTGCCTGTGCGGCGGCTGTGGGCACTGA